Within the Ranitomeya imitator isolate aRanImi1 chromosome 8, aRanImi1.pri, whole genome shotgun sequence genome, the region CTCTTCCTCAGATCTCCACTTCTCTGGAGCTGCCAGTTCTTCTTTATCATGGTCAAACAAAGCTTCATACACGGTGTCATTCTTTTCAAAATCTCCCTTTCTTCTGGGTAAAATGTGCACATGAACATGAGGGACAGTCTGTCCCGCCTCTGGACCATCTTGAATTGAGATGGTTAGCGAGGTGCCACCGAAGTGTTTCTCTACCACACTGGAAACCCTCTGTACAGTGTGAAAGAGGTCACTTATTTCTTCAGGCATCAGGTCTTTAAAACGTTTTACTGACCTTATTGGGCAAATGAGGACATGTCCTGGTACTACTGGTTTCCTATTTACAAGGGCAAAACACAACTCAGTCCTTAAAAAGGTAACCGTTGGCTTAATGAGATGTTTACCAAACCACAAAGACATGGCAGGATAAAACACCAGCAATGATCTTTGCTGTGTTAGACTGAGAAACAATAAAACGCCCTCTAAAATTAAaaactgatatttaaaaaaaaaaaaaaatatgaaagtttatttTATAATGGGATGTAAATAACAATCACTGTAAATTGGATTATTTCAGCTTGTAACAAGATATGGGCTTATCAACAGTGAAATGACCAAGGGTTAGTAATTCCAGAAGAAGGTTCTATACCCGATTTTATTATAGTTGTTTCACACTGAAAGAGAACAAAACAAAAGAATAGAAATGTATATTATTTATCAATCAGAAAAACtgcattttacgggcgtagaaaatcggagcatgctgcgtttgtcggcGTATTGcgtaaaaaatccaccaatgaaagtctataaatatatatttccttcagcgcgatatagcagaaagccggtaattcaattgccggcttttgccatctccttcccaaacctgacatgatatgagacatggtttacatacagtaaatcatttcatatccttttttttttgcatattccacactactaatgactgagctccagaaaggtatgggatattgctgtttttttatttttccttttttacaaaacgagggtcgtcatttggattgagagtataataaactattacaacaccatgtgtctatttcattaaaatacttttttcctaatgtgtgtgtgttttattaaccatttactactattggattaataatggattggtgtcttattggcgcctctccattattaacctggcttaatgtcaccttacaatagcatggtggcattaaccctttattaccccatatcccatatatatatatacatacatacatacatacacacacatatatatatatacacagtgccggcaaaaaaaatctttacacttgcacaGCAAAAataaactttacatataaaatccacatcatactttcacgttttaaaagtgtacacaatgggggagataataaaaaactgtttaatattaaagctggctttgttgcaaatatcaaccaatcaacgctcagttttcacttcattggtaaagcgaaagctgcactctgattggttgttatgtgcagctcagccagttttgctattaggcagtcttttattatctccctcagtttttattatctcccacaatgggtcgaaagaagcttaaaatgaaaGAGAAATCCTGTGCCTTAATACAACTTTTAACAGTccactcagtaggactatcagctgtgtatcccctagacttctgctcaacacaactgatggtcccaaccccattaataaggcaagaaatcccacctattaaacctgacagggcacacctgtgaagtgaaaaccattcccggtaactaccccttgaagctcatcaagagaatgccaagagtgtgcaaagcagtcaaagcaaaaggtggctactttgaagaacctagaatataagacataatttcagtagtttcacacttttttgttaagtatataattccatatgtgttaattcatagttctgatgccttcagtgtgaatgtacaattttcatagttatgaaaatacagaaaaatctttaaatgagaaggtgtgtccaaacttttggtctgtactgtatatatatatatatatatatatatatatatatatatatatatatatatatatatatatatatatattatagactgtatgttttcacgagtatttgagctcatggatccattctatgtccattttgcaagccggcgagaaaatctcgctgtacggatgccatacgtaaaatacgctgccacaccctgcctacggatgacatacggatcactgttttgggacaatttctgcgtattacgcatgttaaATACGGACTGTATTTCCATACGTTGAGTGTGACACTGGCCCAAAGTGGAGTCAGCCTGTGGCCCTATTTAGCAACTGGATCAAGACATACATATTTACATATCTATATCATAGAAGAGAAGGTGTTCCAATGAAGTATATATATGTCATGTAATTCATGCGACTAAACGCACAGTGCCGGCTGTTTCTGAGAGCCGGGCACTGGGATTCATCCACACGGGGATTGGCACCACCTCCCCACATCTACGATTGCCGTgactggctgttcaattctgaacagtcaAATCACAgtcaaataatgggatgcattaaaagaggtatagatgctcatgagaacataattttacctctatacatgtcactagttcgaccacacttagaatactgtgcacagttctggtctccggtgtataagaaaaacatagctgaactagagcaggtgcagagaagagcgaccaaggttattggaggactggggggtctgcaataccaagataggttattacacttggggctatttagtttggaaaaacgaagactaaggggtgatcttattttaatgtataaatatatgaggggacagtacaaagacctttctgatgatctttttaatcatagacctgagacagggacaagggggcatcctctacgtctggaggaaaggtttaagcataataacagacgcgggttctttactgtaagagcagtgagactatggaactctctgccgtatgatgttgtaatgagtgattcattacttaaatttaagaggggactggatacctttctggaaaaatataatgttacaggctataaatactagattccttgatagggctttgatccagggaactagtctgattgctgtatgtggagtcgggaaggaattttttcaccaaagtggagcttactatttgccacatgggttttttttttacttcctctggatcaacattttagggcatgttaggttaggctatgggttgaactagatggacttaaagtcttccttcaacattaataactatgttactatgttagtgatTTCAATGTTTGAAGCAATTAAATTGCCTGAAACTCTGAAGACCAGCCTGTGATCAGTGTTGTAACAGAATCAATCATAGGCTGGGCGCAGCCCCAGCACCGATTGGTGCGATCAGACAATGACGCCGATCATACCTTACAGTGACCGCCCTGCACTTCCTCACTCAAGCTTGGAGATGTTGCAGAGCGGTCACCATTGATCAGCTCCTCACCTGCTGGGCCTTGTGCCATCACTGCTGATGCTGTTCCTGAAAGAAGTTTCTGATCCTTTCCTGACCTGCTTGTGCCACTGGATTTTACCTAATCTGCCCCAATACCCCTCTCCTCAACCCATTCCTCAACCCTCTTCTGCCACCAAGCGCTGAACAGTACTTGATCTTTGAATTTTTGGCACGTTTTTTCTTGTGCGTGCGTCCTGCAGCTGCCGAGTGATGATCAGTGACAAATCACTGATCAGCACCCGTGTTTGCTTTTTACCAGGACTTTATGTCCCTGTCCATTTTTCTCCTCTTCCACTTTGCACCATCTCCGTGTGTGCATCCTGTAGCTGCTGATCACTAACACAGACCAATGGATCAGCATCTGTTCTCGCTTGTTGCCAGGACTTTTTCTTTTCTCCGTGCGTGCATCCTATAGCCGTTGAGTACTGCTCAGTGGGGTACATCACTGATCGGCatctgttctgtttttttgtgtaaaaaaaacaaaaaaaaatcaaatgaataataatttagattagttgatagagCTAGACTAGGGACTGTGCAATCCATAGTAAAAAATATATTGCAGCATATGGCTTAAACTACAGGTTTTTTTTTACTAATATAATCACAATCAGAGTCAGATAGTTGTAGGAGCTCAGTAATTTGTTTTTACTGATGTCCATCTACTAATTGTGGTTTCAGAATTTTAGTTGAAAATTTTTATAGTAATTATACTACGTTTTTTGTACTGTGATTAGCGTAATTTAGTTGCGGGCGTTTAGTAATTGCTTTTTACTGTCGTGCgtttaatatgtttttttattttaccacactttaatatttttttatcttCTCCTAGAAATGTTATCTTCTCTTAGAAataagaaatgatacttcttggatcccgatcaaatgcctctcaatcagccaaaccagatctccactttgcactgacgaggggcagtatctggaaacacagtgtctgcaaattgagattctggtttggctattgtcCTTATGTCATGCAACAAGACTCATTaaaaggtcgacattgactgttaggattgctacttctagtcctcttcctctctgaagagacaatttgcatatttcccagaggagcattgcggctttaagtctcctcacctcgacatgcttatgtcACTCCGCAAGGAGAAATACTTCTTGGATCTTCTCCTAGTTTGTTTTCTTCAATTTTTGTACTTTCTTCTATTCTAAAtataatagttaaaaaaaaaataaaattcacacTACACACAAAATTTGGTACACACACCACAGACATGAAAAAATGTCCCGTTCATCCCAAACACTGTATTCAGCCGATGAAgcataagcctgccttgcctccaACACTGCGGTACAGAATTCCACCTTCCTTTAGTTTTCTTCCTCCTCTTGTGATACCGAACCTCCACGCAGACACCACTGGCTAGAAATGAGCCAGCGCCGCCCTAGTAACCCGCTATGGACCTCACCTCCTGAAAATTATGAGTCACAAATTCATGATTTTGTGGCTCAATCATGAATCCAATTTGACACTACCAGTCTCACAGAAATTTACTTTTTCAAAAAGTCTTTTTCATTGACAATTTGGCAGATGTCCAACAATTTTTATCCCaaaaccccacttcatcatttgccaaCTGGATCCCTGTCCTTCACATTGGGttagtgaagaaaccagaaattcggtAATATTAGTGTTGACATTTTACCTAACACTCCACTGTTCTGCATGGCTATGCCCTGGACAccctttgaggccatccacaaatttttTTATTAGAATGATAATACACTATGTCCACCCTGAGATTAACCCATCTTTGACTTTTCAAATGCTCGGTCATTGATCACTTCAGCAACAAAGTTTATGGAGGTGTACGATACTCAAAGGGACATCTAGGTAGAGGAGTCCTTAATACAATTCAAGGGGAGGCTCAAATATCaatcaatacctgcccagtaagagggccaggtatggaattaaactcTACAGGCTGTGTGAGAGTATATCAGGTTACAGGCACAATTTTATGGTTTAAAGAGAGAAGGAAACTCGGATTCAACCCCCTGAATGACCCTCTGTCTTGGGAGTGAATGGCAAAGTTGTGTGGGAATTAGTGtacccactgctggatcaaggtcATCACCTCAACGTAGATAACCTTTATACCAGCATACCAATCTTCAAGTCCCTCTGTGCCAGAGCTACCGCAGCCTGTGGTACTGTGCACAAAGATCAGAGAGGCCTTCCTAAGACGCTGAATTGGGCAActgctcagaaagggtgagagcagagcccaatgtagcaacAACATGCTTGAGGTCAAGAACAAGGGGTAGGGTCCCTTTCTTGACCACTATACatggtacagtgccttgcgaaagtattcggctccctagaactttaaccttttcccacatatcatgcttcaaacataaagataccaaatgtaaatttttggtgaagaatcaacaagtggaacataattgtgaagttgaacgaaatttattggttattttaaatttttgtgaaaattcaagaacagaaaaatggggcgtgcaatattattcgacccctttactttcagtgcagcaaactcactccagaagttcattgtggatctctgaatgatccaatgttgtcctaaatgcctaatgatgataaatataatccacatgTGTGTGTCATCAAGtccccgtataaatgcacctgctctgtgatagtctcaaggttctgtttgaagcacagagagcatcatgaagaccaaggaacacaagaggcaggtccgtgatactgttggagaagtttaaagccggatttggatacaaaataatttctaAAACTTTAAATATCCCACGGAGcattgtgcaagtgatcatattgaaatggaaggagtatcatagcaAATCTACTAAGATCcgactgtccctctaaactttcatctcaaacaaggagaagactgatcagagatgcagccaagaggcccattatcactctggatgaactgcagagatctacagctgtggtgggacagtctgtccataggacaacaatcagtcatacactgcacaaatctggcgtttatggaagagtggcaagaagaaagccatttctcaaagatatccataaaaagtgtcatttaaagcttgcaacaagccacctgggagacacaccaaatgtGGGAGAAGGTGCTCTGGTTAGAGGAGACCAAAATCAAACCTTT harbors:
- the FHIT gene encoding bis(5'-adenosyl)-triphosphatase, which gives rise to MSLWFGKHLIKPTVTFLRTELCFALVNRKPVVPGHVLICPIRSVKRFKDLMPEEISDLFHTVQRVSSVVEKHFGGTSLTISIQDGPEAGQTVPHVHVHILPRRKGDFEKNDTVYEALFDHDKEELAAPEKWRSEEEMEAEADELRKYF